A window of Candidatus Omnitrophota bacterium genomic DNA:
CTCCGGCGGCCATGGCCTCCAGAATGACATTGGGAATTCCGTCGCGGTCCCCGTTTGGCGCCACCACCGAAGGGAGCACAAAAACGGTGGAGCGGCTCAGGAGATTCTTGATCTCGGCCTGGGGCGTGGGCCCCAGAAGCTGGACATGGGATTGGAGCTGGAGATCGCGGATGCGGCCCTCGATCTCGCGTTTGAGCGGTCCGCCGCCCACAATGGCGCACTCAAAATCCAGGCCCCGGTCCCGGAGCCTGGAGCAGGCCTCCAGGAGATCCATATACCCTTTTTGAGGGACCAGGCGGCCGATGGAAAAGAGCAGGGGCCGCTCCAGACTCGTCCGCCTGGGCAAGTCAAAGGAGGCGGTGTCCAGACCGTGGTAACAGACGTGCACCTTTTCCACGAGTTCGCGGCCGTAGCTTTCCCAAAGATATTTTTTGTTGTAAGAGGTGCAGGTCAAAACACCGGTTGATTTGCGCAATTTTTCAGGCAGCATGGAATCGGCGAGGAAAATATCCCAGGCGTGGGCCGTGAAACTATAGGGAATATCCGTGAGCCGCCACAGCATGTAGGCGCAGGTGGTGGGCACCGTGGCCCAATGGGAATGGATGTGGGTGGCGCCCCAGCCCTGGATCTGACGCGCATAGGCGAGGAGCTTGGGGTAGACCAGAAGCGTTTTTGCAAGACCCACGGGTTCCTTCCACAACCATCGCACCGCAATACCCGGGTTTGAAATCAAACGCCAGGGCCTGTGGGTCAGAAACCAGAGCGCACTTTCCCAAATCTCTCTGGAAAAGAAAAAATTCTCATAGCGCGTGTGGAGCAAAAGCCGCTCCGACTCCGGGTGAATGATTTTGTCCTTGCAGGGTTTGAGCGAAAAGATGCGGTACTGGATCCCTTTTTCTCGGAGCTGCGTCATTTCGCGCGCGATAAAGGTCTCGTGCATCTCGGGGAATTGGCTCATCACAAAGGCGATACGGGGCCAGGGTTGCACGATGCGGCTCATCGCGGGGTCCTCCTGGGTTGGGGAGCAGGAGGCGTGTTGTGCGCAGCCTCCTGCTTTTCAAGCGTAATGGCGCGCATCACCAGGGCGGAAAGGATCCAAAAATATCCGGAGATTTCCATGCTGTGGAGCCGGGATCCGAACAGATTGCCGATCAGCACGCCGGCCAAGCCGGCCAACCAGCCCAGGGCCATGGATTTGATAAAGGGGTCTTTTGCGTGGTGGTACAAGTACCGGGTCTTCCACCAGATAATGAACAGGATCCAGAGGAAGATCAGTAAAGCGGGAATGCCCATCTCCCCTGCGATCAGAAGGTATTGATTGTGCGCGTCAATTGCGCCGCGCAAATCGGGGGCGTACTGCGGGATGTAATCGTCAAAGAGGCCGTAGCCTACCCCGGTCAGGGGGTAGTCCTGGATCATAAGGAATGCGCCTCTCCAGATCTTGAGCCGCGTATCGGCGCTGGCTTCCAGATCCGCCTGGGACTGGTCCACATAAGAGGTGGATTGTTTGTTTTGCCAAGTTTGGTCCATGCGATAGCGGATTCCCGAGGGCAGCAGAACCGGGTTGCTCATGGCGGCCACAATGTAAAATATCAGGATTCCAAAGATAATTTTGGAACGGAACCAAGTCAAGGCCATGCCGCCGCAGGCAAAGGCCAGGTAAGCCCCGCGGCTGAAAGTGACCATGATGCCGCGAAAGCACATGAGGAAAGGCACCAAGAGGCCCCAGGCACTGAGACGCTTGATGTTGGTAATCCAAAAGGCGGCCAGAAGAAACATGTAGTAACAAAAGAATGTGCCGAGAATATTCGGCTGCTCGGCAATCCCGCCGATTCTTGACTTTTCCAAGCTGGAAACCTGGCCCACATCGATGTAGTCCTTGATCGCCATGGCTGCCACCACCGTGACCGTAAACCCGATAATGAGCGTGAGGTGTTTGATGACCTTCTTGTTCCGGACGGTGTTGTAGACAATGTAGTAAATGAAAAGCGGATCCAGCCAGCGCTTGAGTTCGAAGATGTACCGGCTCAGATAATGGGAGCCAAAAGTGGAGGCCGCGGTGACCAGGGACAAGGCCCCGGCCATAGCAAATAGAAATACCGGTATGCCCAGCGGGGATTTGGTCCAAAACTTATTTTCCTTTTTCCTGCCTGTGGACAGCCAGCTGATGAGGAGGATGCCTACCAGAATATTGGTGAGATTCAGAGCAGTCACACCGCCTCCGAAGTCCCCGACAAGAACACGGTTAAAGGGCAAGTACACCGTGAGCGCGTAGACCGGGAGATTGGGGCTGCGGAAGGCGCTGATGAGCAGCCCTCCGATGCCCAGAGCTCCTGCCATCAGAAGGACGCCCTTGGGCAGCTGGGTTTCCTTTTCCACGAGAATGGCCAGACAGCAGACAATGGCCGCGAGAATTCCGAAAAGCTTGAGATCGACCTGGGTCTCCTCGGGAATGCGGTGGATCAGGGCCTTTCCGCGGGAAAGGGCGCGAGTTTGATCAAGCGGGCGTCTGGGGGGCCGGTGGCGCCTTGAATTCAATCCAGTCTCCCGTGGCGCCATCGCCATACAAAGCGGCGGAAGGCCACCCAGAAAGGCATGGGATCGCGCCAATCAAAATAGGCAAAAGCCTTGCGCCCGGGAAGCAGGGAACGAATCCATTGCCAGCGGGTGATCCACCCGCGTTTCTTGTAGACCCGGTAGGTGCCGTAATCCCCTTCAAACTGAATCCAGCGCACGCCGGCCCGGTATTTATCGGAGACGTTGAGCTCTTGTTCCAAGGCATCTTTGTACGCGATGAGCGGCAGTTCATAACCCGCGGCCACCAGCAAAGAGCCGAAAAGGATATGGCGCGCATTGGTTTCGATCAGGCAGAATTTTCCGTCCCGCTCGTCCCGCTTCATCTCAATATGGCCGATTCCCCGGTAGTTGATCTTTTTCAAAAAATTGATCGCCAATTCGCGGGCCTCGGGCTCCTCCACCGAAATCATCACGCTGGCCACTCCGTAGTCCGCAGGTGTTTGGCGCAGCTTGTGCACTACAATGCTGCCTTGCACCGTGCCCTTGCGGTCAATATAAGTGACCACGCCGTACAGGCTTTCCGGACCCCCGGGAATGAGTTCGGTGAGCATGACCTCCAGCCCGATCCGGTCCATCTCCTCCCAGTAGCGGATGGCCTCTTCGAGATTTTCAGCAGCGCAGAGTTTTTCCGCACGGTAGGGGTTTCCCGGGTGCTGGGACCAGAAATGGGAATACACAGGTTTGATGGCAACGGGGTAGCGCAGCTTGTCGGCATTGGCGCGGATTTCTTCCACTGATTTGGGAAAGAGGGTTTGAGGCAAAGGCATTCCCGCGGATTCGGCGAGTTCATGCCAAAGCTTCTTATTAGGGAAGGCCTCCATGAGCTCCGCGTCCGGTTGAACAAAACGATAGCGCTCCCCCAAGCGCTGGCGATTGCGTGACACAAAGAGTGCTGCCTCATCTCCGGCGGGCAGGAGAACTCCGCTAATCCCCTTGCGCGCGGGCTCTTTCATCAGAAAGTCCAGCCAAGCCCCGGGCTGCTCCTTGAGCGGAGGCATGACCACAGGCCGGCAGTACCGGGAACGCAGGGAGGGATTGGAGGCCACTGCGTCCAGTGCGACGCAGGGAATTCCGTGGTGGCCCAGGCATTGAACCATGCTCAGGCCGTTCGGGCTCATGCCCAGGATATACGCGGGGACTGGAGTGACTTGGCTCATTGTGATTCCTCCCGGGGCTTCCACAAAAGGGCCTCGGAAAACCTCAGCGTGTCCCAAGGGCCTGCATAGCGTCTGCCGATTAAGTAGGGGTCAGTTCCGGGCGGATTGTCCTTTTCCAGGACTGCGAGGGCCCAGGGAAAACCGGCCTCGTGTACCAGGGTCGGGGCGTGCTCGCCGATCTGATCCATTTCACCAAAAGGATAAGCAAATTCATTGACGGGTTCTTGTATGCAACTTTCCAGCACGCGCTTGGACTCTCGAATCTCCCACGCGGCATCCCCCACGCGCATTTTGGATAGCGGAGGGTGATTCACCGTGTGCGCGCCGATTGTAATTCCCAGTTTGTGAAGATCCCGCACCTGGTTCCAGTTGAGGATTTTGGCTTCCTCCCAAACCGTTTGCATGGGGACGCCCATATCCAGCCAGAACTTTTCAAGGGTGCGGCGGCAGAGTTCATTGGGCGACTTCTTCAGTTGTCCCAAAAACACCTTGGAGGATTGATAGCGTTCTTCCAAAGTGCC
This region includes:
- a CDS encoding glycosyltransferase family 4 protein, whose amino-acid sequence is MSRIVQPWPRIAFVMSQFPEMHETFIAREMTQLREKGIQYRIFSLKPCKDKIIHPESERLLLHTRYENFFFSREIWESALWFLTHRPWRLISNPGIAVRWLWKEPVGLAKTLLVYPKLLAYARQIQGWGATHIHSHWATVPTTCAYMLWRLTDIPYSFTAHAWDIFLADSMLPEKLRKSTGVLTCTSYNKKYLWESYGRELVEKVHVCYHGLDTASFDLPRRTSLERPLLFSIGRLVPQKGYMDLLEACSRLRDRGLDFECAIVGGGPLKREIEGRIRDLQLQSHVQLLGPTPQAEIKNLLSRSTVFVLPSVVAPNGDRDGIPNVILEAMAAG
- a CDS encoding O-antigen ligase family protein, whose amino-acid sequence is MNSRRHRPPRRPLDQTRALSRGKALIHRIPEETQVDLKLFGILAAIVCCLAILVEKETQLPKGVLLMAGALGIGGLLISAFRSPNLPVYALTVYLPFNRVLVGDFGGGVTALNLTNILVGILLISWLSTGRKKENKFWTKSPLGIPVFLFAMAGALSLVTAASTFGSHYLSRYIFELKRWLDPLFIYYIVYNTVRNKKVIKHLTLIIGFTVTVVAAMAIKDYIDVGQVSSLEKSRIGGIAEQPNILGTFFCYYMFLLAAFWITNIKRLSAWGLLVPFLMCFRGIMVTFSRGAYLAFACGGMALTWFRSKIIFGILIFYIVAAMSNPVLLPSGIRYRMDQTWQNKQSTSYVDQSQADLEASADTRLKIWRGAFLMIQDYPLTGVGYGLFDDYIPQYAPDLRGAIDAHNQYLLIAGEMGIPALLIFLWILFIIWWKTRYLYHHAKDPFIKSMALGWLAGLAGVLIGNLFGSRLHSMEISGYFWILSALVMRAITLEKQEAAHNTPPAPQPRRTPR
- a CDS encoding polysaccharide deacetylase family protein, whose product is MIQTLKQFVPSAAKPRIKGALNDFKAQRIAAGQAASAEKVCGLKILMYHRIKAQVDDFDRVLSVPAAQFEKQMAYLKRWYEPMPLQKLIPLWQEGKATLRQIGITFDDGYEDNLQVAAPILNKYGIPATVFVTSGCMQRQEALWTDQVRYLFKHTARTRYEIDLGGRRWKFKMGTLEERYQSSKVFLGQLKKSPNELCRRTLEKFWLDMGVPMQTVWEEAKILNWNQVRDLHKLGITIGAHTVNHPPLSKMRVGDAAWEIRESKRVLESCIQEPVNEFAYPFGEMDQIGEHAPTLVHEAGFPWALAVLEKDNPPGTDPYLIGRRYAGPWDTLRFSEALLWKPREESQ